In a single window of the Balearica regulorum gibbericeps isolate bBalReg1 chromosome 7, bBalReg1.pri, whole genome shotgun sequence genome:
- the NANOS1 gene encoding nanos homolog 1 — protein MEAFPGGKLEQHRHLPPVECLPGARYGGRSHSACGNVFNSWNDYLGLATLITKAVRPGKGFGAEPPSVVVAAAVPPAEEEEEEEEEEEEEAAGPYFEGALDLHDLDLCGHHHHHHHHHGEGLLDERFADFSSFPGRGGPAAVVFDCSGEHPGREGSPHAWGGVVVAGRLPTHPRAASRLLKPELQVCVFCRNNKEAVALYTTHILKGPDGRVLCPVLRRYTCPLCGASGDNAHTIKYCPLSKMQAAKQLKHARTALGKKGR, from the coding sequence ATGGAGGCTTTCCCCGGCGGCAAGCTGGAGCAGCACCGGCACCTCCCGCCCGTGGAGTGCCTGCCGGGCGCCCGCTACGGCGGCCGGAGTCACAGCGCCTGCGGGAACGTCTTCAACTCCTGGAACGACTACCTGGGGCTGGCCACGCTCATCACCAAGGCCGTGCGCCCCGGCAAGGGCTTCGGCGCCGAGCCCCCCTcggtggtggtggcggcggccGTGCCGCcggccgaggaggaggaggaggaagaggaggaggaggaggaagaagcggcgGGGCCGTACTTCGAGGGCGCGCTGGACTTGCACGACCTGGACCTGTGCGGGcatcaccatcaccaccaccaccatcacgGCGAGGGCCTGCTAGACGAGCGCTTCGCCGACTTCAGCTCCTTCCCCGGGCGCGGCGGTCCCGCCGCCGTGGTCTTCGACTGCTCGGGGGAGCACCCGGGCCGGGAGGGCTCGCCTCACGCCTGGGGCGGCGTGGTGGTGGCGGGGCGGCTGCCGACCCACCCGCGGGCCGCCTCCCGCCTCCTCAAACCCGAGCTGCAGGTCTGCGTCTTCTGCAGGAACAACAAGGAGGCCGTGGCCCTCTACACCACCCACATCCTCAAGGGACCCGACGGCCGCGTCCTCTGCCCGGTGCTGCGGCGCTACACCTGCCCCCTCTGCGGTGCCAGCGGCGACAATGCCCACACCATCAAGTACTGCCCCCTCTCCAAAATGCAGGCGGCCAAACAGCTCAAACACGCCCGGACCGCCCTGGGGAAGAAGGGCCGTTAG